GCACCGCCATGCCGAGCGCCGGTTGCGCGTTGCGCGGCAGGGTCACCGGGCGTTGCAGCACATCGGCCCGCAACTGGTTCCACAAGGGGTTGCGGGTGGCCCCGCCGGTGAGGACGACCGCACCGTCGGTCGGCGCGCCGAGCAGGTCCACGTAGTCGAAGCAGAGCCGTTCGACGTATGCGGCGCCCTGCAGCAGTGAGGCGAACGACTCGGCGCGGGTGGCCGGCTCGCGGTTGCCGAACGCGCGGGCGTCCGCGGCGACGAAGGGGAACCGTTCGCCCGGGGAGACCAGCGGATAGCGCAACAGGTCGGTGGGCAGCAGTGCCGCGGCCTCGCGGGTGAGCCGGTTCAGGTCGGCGTCCGCGAATTCCCGTGCGACCAGGCCGGCTCCGACGCTGGAGGCTCCGCCGGGCAGCCAGTGGCCGGAGGGCGACCGGTGGGAGTAGACGACCCCGTGCGGATCACGGATGAGGTCTTTGGTGACGCCCTTGAGTACCAGGGTGGTGCCCATGACCGAGTTCCAACTGCCGACGGCGGTCGCGCCGGAGCCCAGTTGCGCCGCGCAGCCGTCGGTCATCCCGGCGACGACGGCGGTGCCTTCGGTGAGCCCGGTCTCGGCAGCGGCCGCGGCACAGACCTGGCCGATGACCGTGCCGGGCAGTACCAGGTCGGGCAGCATCGCGCGGGGAATCTCCAACGCGGCGAGTACGGGCTCGGGCCAGGTCACCTGCGCGGCGTCGGCACCGGTCTTGAGCGCGTTGCTGGTGTCGGTGGGAACCTCGTGCCCGACGAGCTTGCTGTTGATGACATCGTTCTGATGCGCCAGGCGCCAACCGTTCTCAGCAGCCCGGGGATAGTGGTCGAGCAGCCAGCGGAGCTTGGGCAGCGCCCAGGATCGCTGCATCCGCTGGTAGCCGGCCTTGGCCCACTGCTGTTCCCCGGCGGCGTTGACCTGCTCCGCCTCCGCCGCGGCGCGCCCGTCGTCGTACATCAGCGCCGGTGTCACAGACAGGCCACGGCGGTCCAGCATGGTGATGGTGCCCGAGGTCGCGTCGACGGCCACGCCTTGGACCCGGCGCAGGTCGGCACCCGCGGCGCCTGCCCGGCCGATCGCCGTGCGGACGGCGCGCCACCACTGCTCGGGGTGCTGCTCATGGCGATCGCCCTCCCGGCGGCTGGTCAGTGGGCACGAGCCCTCGCCCAGCAGACTGCCGTCGGACGCGGCGACGACCACCCGTACGCCCTGAGTCCCCAGGTCGATGCCCAGCCAGGCATCGCTTCCGCCGGCGGTCATGCGCCGTCTCCACCGGGCGGGGCCGGACGTGGCTGTCCGCGGTCGCGTGTCCACAGCGGCTGGTTCAGCTCCCGCAGCCGCAAGAAGTCGGCGTACTGGTCGCTGAAGTCGTCGAACGCCTTCGGATCGGGCTGGTATGTGGCGGCGACCTCCACGTGCCGGGCGGCCGCGGTCGGAAAGTCCGGCTCACGGCCGGTGGCGACCAGGCCGGTCAGCCAGGCGCCGCGGGCCCCGACCTCGGCGGAGGCGGGAATGGTCACGGGGAGGCCGGTGACATCGGCGATCAGTCGCATCCAGAAGTCGCTTCTGGTGCCGCCGCCGCAGAGCGCCAGCCGGTCCGGGGAGCCGGGGGCCGCGGTCAGGCAGTCGCGGATGGTCATGGTGACTCCTTCCACCAGCGCACGGGCCATGTCTTCGCGGCCGGCCTCCAGGGACAGGCCGGACAGGGAGCCACGCGCCGTGGTGTCGAAGAAGGGAGCCCGCTCTCCCGCGGGGGAGAGGTAGGGGATGAACCGCACCCCGGCTGTGTCGCGTCTGCCCTGTGCGGCCAGCGCCATCAGATCGGTGACAGAGGTCAGTCCGAGCAGTCCTGCCCCCCAGTCCAGGACGTCGCCGCCGCTCATGGTGGGGAAGGCGCGAAGATAGCGACCGGGGACCCCGAGCGTCACGGTGATGCCCACGGGCTCGTCGGTGACCACCGTGTCCGTGATGACCTCGGTGGACAGGGTGGTGCCGAGGATGCAGCACGCCTGGCCGGCGGTCACCGCGCCGGCGCCGATGGCGGTGGCGCAGATGTCGTACGGCGCCAGCACCACCGGGATACCCGCGGGCAGGCCGGTCTCCGCGGCTGCCGATGTGCTGATCGTCGTGACTCGGTGGTCGT
This genomic stretch from Streptomyces sp. NBC_00878 harbors:
- a CDS encoding FGGY-family carbohydrate kinase, whose product is MTAGGSDAWLGIDLGTQGVRVVVAASDGSLLGEGSCPLTSRREGDRHEQHPEQWWRAVRTAIGRAGAAGADLRRVQGVAVDATSGTITMLDRRGLSVTPALMYDDGRAAAEAEQVNAAGEQQWAKAGYQRMQRSWALPKLRWLLDHYPRAAENGWRLAHQNDVINSKLVGHEVPTDTSNALKTGADAAQVTWPEPVLAALEIPRAMLPDLVLPGTVIGQVCAAAAAETGLTEGTAVVAGMTDGCAAQLGSGATAVGSWNSVMGTTLVLKGVTKDLIRDPHGVVYSHRSPSGHWLPGGASSVGAGLVAREFADADLNRLTREAAALLPTDLLRYPLVSPGERFPFVAADARAFGNREPATRAESFASLLQGAAYVERLCFDYVDLLGAPTDGAVVLTGGATRNPLWNQLRADVLQRPVTLPRNAQPALGMAVLAASSSEALESVAASMVRLDRTLEPRRSERNPHDEGYLRLLDLLVQRGWLPGVVATHARERTAP
- a CDS encoding FGGY-family carbohydrate kinase; this translates as MTAIAIDAGTTTIKVVGYADDGKELAVSRRPTQVTRPRPGWAEQDMTEVWTAVADAVREVVEALPGAPGMVAVTAQGDGAWLVDGQGRPTGPAVLWNDGRATAQITAWERDGVAREAFRISGSRLSTGMPNAVLAWLRENDPDRVARSSHLLTCGGWLHLKLTGEPAVDESDASAPFMDIRQRDWSDRLFELYGLQWARRLLPELRDDDHRVTTISTSAAAETGLPAGIPVVLAPYDICATAIGAGAVTAGQACCILGTTLSTEVITDTVVTDEPVGITVTLGVPGRYLRAFPTMSGGDVLDWGAGLLGLTSVTDLMALAAQGRRDTAGVRFIPYLSPAGERAPFFDTTARGSLSGLSLEAGREDMARALVEGVTMTIRDCLTAAPGSPDRLALCGGGTRSDFWMRLIADVTGLPVTIPASAEVGARGAWLTGLVATGREPDFPTAAARHVEVAATYQPDPKAFDDFSDQYADFLRLRELNQPLWTRDRGQPRPAPPGGDGA